A single Cyanobacteriota bacterium DNA region contains:
- a CDS encoding divergent PAP2 family protein yields MQTIGNILDNHVLWVAIAACLIAQVLKAVVDIVKQGKITFRLLVGTGGMPSAHSALVTALATGVGQTVGWASPEFAIATVVAVIVMYDAAGIRQAAGKQAQVLNQIMDEVFQEQHELRPDRLKELLGHTPVQVLVGSGLGAAISWLAAPAY; encoded by the coding sequence ATGCAAACTATCGGTAATATTCTGGACAACCATGTGCTCTGGGTTGCGATCGCAGCCTGTCTGATTGCTCAAGTTCTCAAAGCAGTTGTTGATATTGTTAAGCAAGGTAAAATTACATTCCGGCTATTAGTAGGAACTGGCGGTATGCCCAGCGCCCATTCTGCGCTTGTGACGGCATTAGCTACAGGTGTTGGACAGACTGTAGGTTGGGCCAGTCCAGAATTTGCGATCGCTACTGTGGTAGCAGTGATTGTGATGTATGATGCCGCTGGTATTCGCCAAGCCGCTGGAAAGCAGGCACAAGTCCTAAACCAAATCATGGATGAGGTCTTTCAAGAACAGCATGAGCTTCGCCCTGATCGCCTGAAGGAATTGTTAGGCCATACACCGGTACAAGTGCTGGTGGGATCAGGCTTAGGAGCAGCCATTTCCTGGTTAGCAGCACCTGCTTACTAG